From Pyrenophora tritici-repentis strain M4 chromosome 1, whole genome shotgun sequence, the proteins below share one genomic window:
- a CDS encoding DUF1777 domain containing protein: protein MPVPVPRYEDKVPRGGGSEYVEPAEGGPSREFRRARLISKSRGPKSLWSRKSLESRMGERRGGVGRLSRRSKSRSRSRSALQEFALYEDDGPLLNGGAFRRGVASPRPAKPLPLSSRGGAEDALEGGPTGGTRGGSASDFGPLGTSLEKVPGSALGLKVSLPLGGYPPPKLEGLRSRSR from the coding sequence ATGCCGGTGCCGGTGCCGCGATACGAAGATAAGGTGCCAAGAGGAGGCGGATCCGAATATGTTGAACCCGCGGAGGGAGGACCGTCTCGCGAATTTCGTCGGGCGCGATTAATATCCAAATCCCGTGGACCAAAGTCTCTCTGGTCACGTAAATCTCTCGAGTCACGTATGGGTGAGCGCCGCGGTGGTGTTGGCCGTCTTTCACGTCGGTCAAAATCACGGTCACGGTCGCGGTCGGCCCTCCAGGAGTTTGCGTTGTACGAAGACGATGGTCCACTACTCAATGGCGGTGCATTTCGCAGAGGAGTCGCCTCACCGCGTCCAGCAAAGCCTCTGCCTCTATCATCACGAGGCGGAGCTGAAGACGCACTCGAGGGTGGCCCTACTGGGGGAACACGTGGCGGATCAGCAAGCGATTTCGGGCCCTTGGGAACTTCTCTGGAGAAGGTGCCTGGATCCGCACTTGGCCTGAAGGTCTCGTTGCCCCTTGGGGGGTATCCGCCGCCAAAGTTGGAAGGTCTTCGATCTCGGTCCCGGTAG
- a CDS encoding DYS1, Deoxyhypusine synthase → MASQSSAPTGATDAVLKPSEPVPEGAREVQGIEFNQYASRSITVEELVAGYAGMGFQATSVGEAVRIINDMRAWRDAETGDQTTIFLGYTSNLISSGLRETLRYLVEHKHVSAIVTTAGGVEEDFIKCLAPTYLGAFSTPGAGLRAKGMNRIGNLVVPNSNYCAFEDWVVPILDKMLEEQEASKKTAEPLHWTPSKMIHRLGKEINDERSVYYWAWKNDIPVFCPALTDGSLGDMLYFHTFKSSPEQLRVDIVEDIRNINTIAVRAKRTGMIVLGGGIVKHHIANANLMRNGAESAVYINTAQEFDGSDAGARPDEAVSWGKIKLDGDSVKVYAEATVVFPLIVAATFARLQKTQDQ, encoded by the exons ATGGCCAGCCAGTCGTCGGCCCCTACCGGCGCCACTGATGCAGTCCTGAAGCCTTCCGAGCCCGTGCCTGAGGGTGCGCGCGAGGTGCAGGGCATCGAATTCAACCAATATGCATCGCGCAGCATCACGGTAGAGGAGCTGGTGGCCGGTTATGCCGGCATGGGCTTCCAGGCGACGTCGGTAGGAGAGGCTGTGCGAATCATCAATGACATG CGCGCCTGGAGAGACGCTGAAACGGGAGACCAAACCACCATCTTCCTGGGCTACACGTCGAATCTCATCTCGTCAGGTCTGCGCGAGACGCTGCGGTACCTGGTCGAGCACAAGCACGTGTCAGCCATTGTCACCACAGCCGGTGGCGTCGAGGAAGACTTTATCAAGTGTCTGGCGCCCACATATCTAGGTGCCTTCTCGACGCCTGGGGCCGGACTTCGGGCAAAGGGCATGAACCGCATCGGCAACCTGGTGGTGCCGAACAGCAACTACTGCGCCTTCGAGGACTGGGTTGTGCCCATTTTGGACAAGATGCTGGAAGAACAGGAGGCGAGCAAGAAGACGGCCGAGCCATTGCACTGGACGCCGAGTAAGATGATCCACCGTCTAGGCAAGGAAATCAACGATGAGCGGTCCGTCTACTACTGGGCGTGGAAGAACGATATCCCTGTCTTCTGCCCGGCTCTGACAGACGGTAGTCTCGGCGACATGCTGTACTTCCACACGTTCAAGTCATCTCCAGAGCAGCTGCGCGTCGACATTGTCGAGGACATTAGGAACATCAACACCATTGCGGTCCGCGCCAAGCGGACGGGTATGATCGTCCTGGGCGGAGGGATAGTCAAACACCACATCGCCAATGCGAACCTCATGCGCAACGGCGCAGAGAGCGCCGTGTACATCAACACGGCACAGGAGTTTGACGGCAGCGATGCGGGCGCGCGGCCGGACGAGGCCGTCAGCTGGGGGAAGATCAAGTTGGACGGCGACAGCGTCAAGGTGTACGCCGAGGCGACAGTCGTGTTTCCTCTCATCGTCGCGGCGACGTTTGCGCGGCTGCAAAAGACCCAAGACCAATAA